DNA from Deltaproteobacteria bacterium:
GAAGCCGAGGCCTGAATAGAAATCCAGCCTTTACTTGATCAACCAAGTTTTCAGCGCGCTTTTGATCAAGCCGTTTTAGAAAATCATTTGGTGTCGTAACAAGCGCCGTGTGCTTTTGAATGACGTCCTCAACGTCAGACTCGATTTTGACCATAAACTGCGAAGTTGTGCCCTCGGGCAATGAATTCGCAAAAGCCCGAAGACCAAGGGTCAACTGGTTAATGCGGGATTCATCAAAACACTCAATATCAAGCGGCAGCAGTTCAAACCCGGATGAGATTGATCCATCCCAAAGAATTGCATGAGGGATTGGTTTTGGTTCAAATTCCCAGAACGGTAAACTTTCGCACAAAGAATGTGCTTCGCTCACTTGGCACCGTCGCTTCCGAAGCGTCGATACTTTTTGTCTGGGCTATTGGCAGACGATACTGTTGGCGAAATCAGATGCTCGAAAAAGTGCTGAAGAAATTGATCTGGTTTTCCTTTTTTGAAAAAGAATAGAATCCCAGCTAGAAATACGCTGGTGCCAAACACCATCGGAATTTTTAAAGAAGTTGATCCAAAAATTAAATTTTGGACCGATAGATTCAAAAGCAAAACGAGCACGTCAGAAAGTTCTAGTCCCAGAATTTTATTTTTTGTCTCCAGTGTTCTGGGCACAGAGGAAGTTAGAAGATTGTCGTCACTCATTAGCGCACCGTCTGCGAAATGAAATCGACGATGGCCTGAGCCCCGAACCCAATGATGGAGCCAAGAATGGCGTACCACATGTGTTGTTTAGCTCTCTCGTTACCGCTCATCAGTGAAAATGCCGCCCAAGCAATCCCGATAATCGAAAGAGTTGGCAGAATTACGCGCGTGAGTTTGGTTTGTATTCCAACAAGCGAAGATTCAACACTGGCGAAGCCAAGCTCTGGAACAAGCACAAGTGCCAACAAAAGCGCCGCAAAAGTTAGAAACAGTTTTTTATTCTTCATAAGATCACCTCCTTTTTTAAAGTTAGATTGCAATGGAGTCCTCTTTGGCTTCGCCCTTGTCTGGAAAAAGGCATAAGAAGATATTTTCCGGAAGAAGCTGCACTCTGAGCGCGATGAAGCTACCGACAAGCCGCCCTTCGCCGATTCGATTCCAACTCGTGCGGTTTTCACCAGAAGGCAACTGGTATTCTTCAAGGCTTAAGACGATATATTTCGTGTCGTCTTTTTCGTCGGGCACGACAAAATACTGATGGCTCGGAAACAAAAATAGTTTCAGTCGAAACTTTTTAGATCCCTGTTTTAGAAAGGCGATTCCAACGCTTTCACCTTCAATAATTTCGCCGCTCGATGTGACCTCGCCGACATAGACGCCGAAGCTGTCGGACTTACGAATTGGGATGACATTGCTGAATGGAAAATTTGAGTTGTCGTTCATGCTGAGAACCTTTCCATTTCGAACATTTCTACAACGTCTTCAGTCCACCCGCATTCGCAGCAAGTCAGATAACCGCTCTGAAAATCGGTGAGTCCGCCGCACTCTGGACACACATCGCCGTCAACTGGCGGTCCCGATTTTTTGAAATTAAGAAATCTGCGAGTAAGCAATGGCTCTTGACGTTTGATATGGACCAACTCCGATTCGTTTCGATAAATTTCTTTTTTATCTTTTAGTGTTCTAGACATTAGAAATTCCTCCACTGATTTGAGCTGTGCGATGAAGGAGTTCGTTTTGTCTCGATTCGCTCCCATTCCTCAAGAGTCATATCTGGCGCTGTAACCGCGCTCTTCAGTCGCAGCCAAACCGATGACGGTTTCGCTGCCACAGGTAGAGCCATTTTCAGATCGCTATTGATCTCCGTGGTCGTCTTGTTTTTGATTTTTTTGGCATTCATAGATGCACCTCCTTAGTTTCGAGTTAATAGAAGGCGTTCTCGCGACGACTTCCTGCCGTTCTATAAAGCAAAACAGAACGCAGACCCGCCGAAGGCGTGTGCCAGATAAGTAAGTTGCTGATTTGTGTGATGAAGTTGAATTTGTACTTTTACGATTGAAATTCTAAGGGTGGCGATGGTCCGCCACCCGTGATTTTGAATTACTAAGTGATTTCTTTAAGTTGATGAATATCTCTATGGTGGCGGACTTCCGCCATGGCGCTTTGCTCACTTCAGATGAGAAATCGCAAATGGTGACGACGCGAAAGATATTTGGGTTCTTACTTTTTGTGTAAAAGCTTAGATTTGATAGTCACGGTAATTGGCTTTGATCAATTCTGACAACCTGAAATGGCCAATCTTGCTTAGAGGGCTGCAGGGCAGTTTTGCGCAATTATTTCCGATAATTGGTTCGACCGTTCATGAAGGCTAAACACTCATTATCAATGAGAGGATTCATTAAAGTGTAGGTCTGGAATGGCATGCTGGCTCAGTATGCGGGCTTGCCGTGGTGGACTAAAACATACTCCCACTTTTCTAGCCGGTAGAAATAAAACTCGAAATTTTTCTTTGCTGGGATCAGAACATTGAAACCAATGAGATTCATATTCTTGATTTGACCGTTATTTTTGTCGTAGTCAGATTCCATCAAAGAAGGGGCAGCAATAAGGTGAACCGATTTACTTGGAACATCTACCTGACCTTCTTGTTTATAATACTGCAAGTGCTTATGACCATGGAGCGATATAGAAATATCGTTCGAGAAAATGAAATCAAAAGCCTTGAACGAATTTAATACCCTCATTGCCTGAATTTTTGTGAAGTGATCGGAGTCCAAAGAAGTCCGGGAAATGTCGTCTATCAAGTGATGGTGCATAACCCCAATTCGGACTGAATCAGATTGTAGGAATGAAGGGATCACAACAGGAAACACACCCTTCGCCATCTCCTGCGGAATCGAGGAATTGATCAAAATAAATTCCACATCGCAGCCGTTCATCTGCCGACTCACAATAGAAACGGGACTGTTTTCAAACTGTTCAAAACACACTGGAAGTTTTCTCTTTGGATAGGTCTGAAACGTCTGCAAAAGACGAGATTCGCTTCGGAGTGGATTCAAATAGCTCTTTGCCGCCAGTAAGGGACGCGAAGACCCAGTCCATGCATCATGGTTCCCAGGAATAAATAAAATATTCTCCTCTTTGAACCCACAATTTTTTAGTTCGCCAAGAAACTTTTGAAACTCTTCCGTGTTGGCTACGCTGCCATTGTCAGTGCAGTCACCAGACACAATCAAGATGTCATTCTGTAGACAAACACCCCGTTTTTTTAAAATGTCTAAAAACTTTTTCCTTAGAATGTTGCAATGACCCGCTCCAAATGGATTGAATTCAACGTTCATGTGCAAATCAGAGATATGCCATACATAAGAAGCTACGTTTTCAAAAAACTTTCTGTCTGGTTGTTTGTTGAGGCTGTTTAGAATTCCAAAGGGAGTCGGCTGCATATTATCTGAAGTCTCAGACTGATGATACACTTGTGCATCAATGTTATTTTTGATGGATGCGCTCGTCGGTTCTTTTTTTTTAATCTTCTTGTAGAACGCGAAAAGATTCTGCTCTTGAATATCAAAAGAAGTTCCACAATGTTCACAGGCCGCAGACTTCAAAGAGGCGATTTTGTCTGAAGAAATACCCGTCACAATACTCTCACAGGTAGGACAAATGATTGTAAACCATTTTTGAACATCCTCATGTGTAGATGCAAATTCCTCACAGAGAAGGACTGCGGTTTTGAGTTCCACAGCAAACCGTATCGAAAGAGAAGAGGGCGAAAATCTCTCATGAGTCGAAATGTATTCGAGAATTTTTTGCCGCTTCGCTTGCATCATTTTTCTAATACTTCCAAAAGTTTTTCCTGGGCGTAACTGATTAACTCTTCAGTAACATCCCCGGCACGAATCCAGAACGTTCCCGTCTTGAAACCGATCCAGACGGTATATGTTTGACCATCATATTCAAAATCAATACCGGCGCTATTAAGCGTGTAATCCTCGTCGATCAAATCTTTATACTTTTTCGTGTCCATCAGTTCGGTATCCGGACTGGCAACCAGCGTCAGCTCGGCGACTTCCTGATCAGGATTCGTGACCTTGCCGCGCATACCTCGTCCGTCCAAAGCCTTTTTGTATTCATCAAATGCATCTTTGTCTTTGATATACAAATGACTTAACCCAACCGGTTCTTTTTCAGAATTAAGATAGTTTTCAAACTTTGCCGCAACCAATTGAGCACGTTCTTGTCCTCGTAGCTGCAAAGTAGACTCATCGTTATCCCAGACTGCAATAACGAAGAGTGGTTGTATTAAGTGGCGAACACTAAGTTCCTCGATGACCTCTTTGGCACGCCCCGGATACACGAAAAGAAAATAATATTTGTTTCCCAATTTAGAAATATGAAGAAGTCGGCCTTCATTGGGAAGTTTGTTCGGCGCATACCCCTCATCGAAAAGCTGTGCCCAAGCTTCGTCGTTGAAATGCGATTTAATTTTTTTAATGCCACTTTCAATTTTATTTTCATTCTTGAGATTGATAGCTTGATACAGCTTCAATGTTGTGTTGTGTGCGTAGAGTTTGGAATCCCAAATTCCAACCAACTCCGAAAGTGTCGTTTGGCCCGAAATTTCTTTTACGAGTTGAAGATGTGATAGTTCAGACGAAGGGCTTTCGCTGAAAACTTCGCTATAAATTGCCTTTAGCTCTCTAAGCGAATGCATTTTTAGAATGATACTTAGCGGCCTTAGCTTGAAATCTTTCATGCGTTTACCTTTTTATTCCTTCGACAAACTGCTTGATTAGCTCCAAGGCTACGGCATTTGGCTTAACGTTTTCTTTTTCACAAGCAGACTTGAATTCGGCCAACAATTCTTTGGGAAGCCGGAAAGTAATATTCGCAGATTCACTGTGCTCGTCGTCAGCACGCAACTTTTTTAATATGCTTCGAGTATCCACGGGTTTCATCAGCTTGTTCCTTTTCGATCCTGATTGGTATCTATCGCACATATATTTAGTGTGCAATTACCATGTGCAAACTGCACTAAATTATATTGCGCAGCGTGCTGCACTGATACCAATGAGAAATTCTGCATCATGTGGAAAATCGAATACTTCTGAGTGCCATTGCTTCATAGAAACTGTCATACCAAGTTGAAATCAGATTATTACGCCCGTGAGGTTCATCCTGACTTTTACGTTTTATGGAGGCGTGACTAGCGAACTACAAACGGAATTTCAGAAATTTGGCTTTTGGGCACGAGAAGAACGCCCAAACGAGAACACGCATTTCGAATTTCATCATTGTCAAAGTTGCCTGTAACTAGGCAGCGCGCGGCACCTGCGGGCATTTTCTCAAGCATGCTGAGTCCATTTTCGCCGCTGCCAAGGTCGTAATCGAAAAGCAATGTGAAGTCTTCGGGATTGGTCAGAACTTCCTGACTGAGCGAACCCAACCCCTTGCCGTCAGCAGCAAAATTCGTTTGCGGCAAAAGCTTGGACTCATCCAACTTAAGCCTCCAGAGCTCACGCCCGGCTTCTTGGTCATCAAGTACATAGATCTTAGATTTTGAATTGAACTTCAACCGAGGAACATACCAGGCTGCACGATCTTTTACTGGCAACCGAATCGTAATGGATGTACCGACCCCAAGTACAGATTCTGCGAGAACCGATCCACCCCAGTCATCAATGTGTTCTTTCGCATGTGAAAGACCGATTCCAGATCCATTTGGCTTACCAGATGAAAAATTCTTTTCAAAAATGCGATGCAAATTCTCGGAGGCAACTCCTTTTCCAGTATCAGAAACACTGATTTCGATTTCGCCACCGTTATCTTTTGCGCGAACTAGGATTCGGCCATCAGCCCCCAGGGCTTCAATTGAATTCGTTATTAAGTTTCCGAGGACAGCGCGAAGTTCAAATGGGACATGAGCCACCAGCGCCGACGAGATCATATCGTCGATATCAAATTGAAGCTGTACGGTTT
Protein-coding regions in this window:
- a CDS encoding TrbC/VirB2 family protein, encoding MKNKKLFLTFAALLLALVLVPELGFASVESSLVGIQTKLTRVILPTLSIIGIAWAAFSLMSGNERAKQHMWYAILGSIIGFGAQAIVDFISQTVR
- a CDS encoding metallophosphoesterase; the protein is MMQAKRQKILEYISTHERFSPSSLSIRFAVELKTAVLLCEEFASTHEDVQKWFTIICPTCESIVTGISSDKIASLKSAACEHCGTSFDIQEQNLFAFYKKIKKKEPTSASIKNNIDAQVYHQSETSDNMQPTPFGILNSLNKQPDRKFFENVASYVWHISDLHMNVEFNPFGAGHCNILRKKFLDILKKRGVCLQNDILIVSGDCTDNGSVANTEEFQKFLGELKNCGFKEENILFIPGNHDAWTGSSRPLLAAKSYLNPLRSESRLLQTFQTYPKRKLPVCFEQFENSPVSIVSRQMNGCDVEFILINSSIPQEMAKGVFPVVIPSFLQSDSVRIGVMHHHLIDDISRTSLDSDHFTKIQAMRVLNSFKAFDFIFSNDISISLHGHKHLQYYKQEGQVDVPSKSVHLIAAPSLMESDYDKNNGQIKNMNLIGFNVLIPAKKNFEFYFYRLEKWEYVLVHHGKPAY